A genomic segment from Acidobacteriota bacterium encodes:
- a CDS encoding YjbQ family protein has protein sequence METFSVRTREHTQFLDITRNLETAAGAAGIRRGVLTAFVPTTTAGITINENADPSVTADLAAALERSVPWRAGYAHGEGNAAAHVKASLMGSSVQVLVEDGRLALGTWQAVYLCEFDGPRTRDVWVTTVPHP, from the coding sequence ATGGAAACGTTTTCGGTCCGGACCCGGGAGCACACCCAGTTCCTGGACATCACCCGGAACCTCGAGACGGCCGCGGGGGCGGCGGGGATCCGGCGCGGAGTGCTGACGGCCTTCGTCCCGACCACCACCGCCGGGATCACCATCAACGAAAACGCCGACCCGAGTGTCACCGCCGACCTGGCCGCGGCCCTCGAGCGCTCCGTCCCCTGGCGGGCGGGTTACGCGCACGGCGAGGGGAACGCGGCGGCACATGTAAAGGCAAGCCTGATGGGGTCCTCGGTGCAGGTCCTGGTGGAAGACGGGCGCCTCGCGCTCGGCACGTGGCAGGCGGTCTATCTCTGTGAATTCGACGGCCCCCGCACCCGCGACGTCTGGGTCACGACCGTGCCGCACCCGTAG
- a CDS encoding sensor histidine kinase, giving the protein MTRAGRGRGAWTKKGIIAASVLAITALHYWTGTEHMYLHQVYQRGYYLPVILASFWFEILGGVVTAAGLALLYLVHIWRDWGHHPTYAFQQYAEILMYLVIAVLLGYLARAQRMTRERLEKTGSDLEEAYGRLNQAFEQIRHSDRLASLGRLSAGIAHEIRNPLGSIQGAVEILGQDLPEGDPRGEFARIARQEVARLEKLTGEILAFSRPAPPRRMPADWREIAGAAARLCDDEARRRGVSIVGRLDAPAATLDVDPEQVKQVLINILLNAVQAQPEGGEVRMHGALEGDTLEIAVEDDGPGIDPEKMESIFDPFFTTRREGTGLGLSISYQLVRNNGGEIRVSSPPGRGACFRVVFPTGAARS; this is encoded by the coding sequence ATGACGCGGGCCGGCAGGGGGAGGGGCGCCTGGACGAAGAAGGGCATCATCGCCGCCTCCGTGCTGGCGATCACGGCGCTCCATTACTGGACCGGTACCGAGCACATGTACCTGCACCAGGTCTATCAGCGCGGCTATTACCTCCCCGTCATCCTGGCCAGCTTCTGGTTCGAGATCCTGGGCGGGGTGGTCACGGCCGCCGGCCTGGCCCTGCTCTACCTCGTTCACATCTGGCGGGACTGGGGCCACCATCCGACCTACGCCTTCCAGCAGTACGCCGAGATCCTCATGTACCTCGTGATCGCCGTGCTGCTGGGGTACCTGGCGCGGGCGCAACGGATGACCAGGGAGCGGCTCGAGAAGACCGGATCCGATCTCGAGGAGGCCTACGGAAGGTTGAACCAGGCCTTCGAGCAGATCCGGCACTCGGACCGGCTGGCGTCGCTCGGGCGGCTTTCGGCCGGGATCGCTCACGAAATCCGCAATCCCCTCGGATCGATCCAGGGGGCGGTGGAGATCCTGGGGCAGGACCTTCCGGAAGGCGACCCGCGGGGCGAATTCGCGCGCATCGCCCGGCAGGAGGTCGCCCGGCTGGAGAAGCTGACGGGCGAAATCCTCGCCTTCTCCCGCCCCGCGCCCCCGCGGCGGATGCCGGCCGACTGGCGCGAGATCGCCGGGGCGGCGGCGCGCCTGTGCGATGACGAAGCCCGGCGCCGGGGGGTTTCGATCGTCGGGCGGCTGGACGCTCCCGCGGCCACGCTCGACGTGGATCCGGAGCAGGTGAAGCAGGTGCTGATCAACATCCTCCTCAACGCCGTCCAGGCGCAGCCGGAAGGCGGGGAAGTCCGGATGCACGGCGCGCTCGAGGGGGACACGCTCGAGATCGCGGTCGAGGACGACGGCCCCGGGATCGATCCGGAAAAGATGGAGTCGATCTTCGACCCCTTTTTCACCACCAGGCGGGAGGGGACCGGGCTGGGCCTGTCGATCTCCTACCAGCTGGTCCGCAACAACGGCGGGGAGATCCGGGTTTCCTCGCCGCCCGGGCGCGGGGCCTGCTTCCGCGTGGTTTTCCCTACGGGTGCGGCACGGTCGTGA
- a CDS encoding sigma-54-dependent Fis family transcriptional regulator: MPAPLILIADDDASFRRVLQYQLRQAGYEVLEAEGGERALELFSRHRCHAVLTDLDMPGIPGQELLLEIRRRSPDTPVIVVTAYGTIDSAVEAVKAGAFHYLTKPLNRDTLLHTLRQALAFAGLVEENRNLREAVTAAFRFDGLVGGAKAMRRVIGQAGRLAAVDTTVLVAGESGTGKELLSKAIHYNSARAGKPFVIVNCGAIPDALLESELFGYRKGAFTGAAADRTGKFEAADGGTVFLDEIGDLPQQLQAKILRVVQEHEIDVIGETLPRKVDVRIIAATHRDLRRMAADGLFRQDLFYRLNVAPLEVPPLRERREDIPLFVQLFAERICRRYNRPPLRIGPAVLHKLEAHHWPGNVRELENVVERLVVFSRGEEADMECLPGEILEPRLTIGRASISLPPEGVVLEELEKDVIAEALERTGGNQTRAARFLHVSRNVLVYRMQKYGLGPYRGLPGSDGAEEG, encoded by the coding sequence ATGCCCGCGCCCCTGATCCTGATCGCCGACGACGACGCGAGTTTCCGACGCGTGCTGCAATACCAGCTCCGGCAGGCGGGCTACGAGGTGCTCGAGGCCGAAGGGGGCGAGCGGGCGCTCGAGCTCTTCTCCCGCCATCGCTGCCACGCGGTCCTGACCGACCTGGACATGCCCGGCATCCCGGGCCAGGAGCTCCTGCTCGAAATCAGGCGCAGGTCTCCCGACACGCCCGTCATCGTGGTCACCGCCTACGGCACGATCGATTCGGCCGTCGAGGCTGTCAAGGCCGGGGCCTTCCATTACCTGACCAAGCCCCTCAACCGGGACACCCTGCTGCATACGCTCCGGCAGGCCCTCGCCTTCGCCGGCCTGGTGGAGGAAAACCGCAACCTGCGGGAGGCGGTGACGGCCGCGTTCCGGTTCGACGGCCTGGTCGGGGGGGCGAAGGCGATGCGGCGCGTCATCGGGCAGGCCGGCCGCCTCGCCGCCGTCGACACCACGGTGCTGGTCGCGGGGGAGAGCGGGACCGGGAAGGAGCTTTTGTCCAAGGCCATTCATTACAACAGCGCGCGCGCGGGCAAGCCGTTCGTGATCGTCAATTGCGGCGCCATCCCCGACGCGCTCCTGGAGTCGGAGCTGTTCGGCTACCGCAAGGGGGCCTTCACCGGCGCCGCGGCCGACCGGACCGGCAAGTTCGAGGCGGCGGACGGCGGTACCGTGTTCCTGGACGAAATCGGCGACCTGCCGCAGCAGCTGCAGGCGAAGATCCTCCGGGTGGTGCAGGAGCACGAGATCGACGTCATCGGGGAAACGCTCCCGCGCAAGGTGGACGTGCGCATCATCGCCGCCACGCACAGGGACCTCCGGCGGATGGCCGCGGACGGCCTGTTCCGGCAGGACCTGTTCTACCGCCTGAACGTGGCGCCGCTCGAGGTGCCGCCGCTGCGCGAGCGCCGGGAGGATATCCCCCTGTTCGTGCAGCTGTTCGCCGAGCGGATCTGCCGCCGCTACAACCGCCCGCCCCTCCGGATCGGGCCGGCCGTCCTCCACAAGCTGGAAGCCCACCACTGGCCGGGAAACGTCCGCGAGCTTGAAAATGTCGTGGAGCGCCTGGTCGTCTTTTCCCGGGGGGAGGAGGCCGACATGGAGTGCCTGCCCGGCGAGATCCTGGAGCCCCGCCTGACGATCGGCCGGGCCTCCATCAGCCTTCCGCCCGAAGGGGTGGTGCTCGAGGAACTGGAGAAGGACGTCATCGCGGAGGCGCTCGAGCGGACGGGGGGGAACCAGACCAGGGCGGCGCGGTTTCTGCATGTATCGCGCAACGTGCTGGTCTACCGGATGCAGAAGTACGGGCTGGGCCCGTACCGGGGCCTGCCGGGCAGCGACGGGGCGGAGGAGGGATGA
- a CDS encoding 4Fe-4S dicluster domain-containing protein produces the protein MAGDKKPETEKTEKRFSRRAFVVGGGTALAGGALTAVSGATAMAAQGTKKNAIDYPLSTKYLVYDSKHCAGCLNCMMACSMVHEGATSLSLARIQVHRAVLNRYPQDIVQNICRQCPEPLCVDNCPTGACHVSAENGNVRLIDQEKCIGCQTCMRSCPYSPHRPIWNPVTRKATKCDLCVNTPYYNKKGGPDGTQACVEICPANALAVVDKLPDQADNRGYDRNLQPPPKKAPPFGAFPKEKPKAKTEAPKAPAN, from the coding sequence ATGGCTGGAGACAAAAAACCTGAAACTGAAAAAACCGAGAAAAGGTTTTCCCGGCGCGCTTTCGTCGTAGGCGGCGGAACCGCCCTCGCCGGAGGAGCCCTGACCGCCGTATCCGGCGCCACCGCGATGGCGGCGCAGGGTACCAAGAAAAACGCCATCGACTATCCCCTTTCCACCAAGTACCTGGTCTACGACAGCAAGCACTGCGCCGGGTGTCTCAACTGCATGATGGCCTGCTCGATGGTGCATGAAGGGGCGACCAGCCTGTCGCTGGCCCGCATCCAGGTCCACCGGGCGGTGCTCAACCGGTACCCCCAGGATATCGTGCAGAACATCTGCCGGCAGTGCCCGGAACCGCTCTGCGTGGACAACTGCCCCACCGGCGCCTGCCACGTCAGCGCCGAAAACGGCAACGTCCGGCTGATCGATCAGGAAAAATGCATCGGTTGCCAGACCTGCATGCGCTCCTGCCCCTACAGCCCCCACCGCCCGATCTGGAACCCCGTGACCAGGAAGGCCACCAAGTGCGACCTGTGCGTCAACACCCCCTACTACAACAAGAAGGGGGGGCCCGACGGGACCCAGGCCTGCGTGGAAATCTGCCCGGCCAACGCGCTCGCCGTCGTGGACAAGCTCCCGGACCAGGCCGACAACCGGGGTTACGATCGTAACCTGCAGCCGCCGCCGAAGAAGGCGCCTCCTTTCGGAGCATTCCCTAAAGAGAAACCCAAAGCCAAAACCGAGGCGCCCAAAGCGCCCGCAAACTAG
- the pgi gene encoding glucose-6-phosphate isomerase, with product MNSQPSLKNLPEWNALEAHAAELGPVHLRELFARDPLRGERFAAEAAGVYLDYSKNRVTEGTLRLLVALAEARGLRARIEAMFRGEAVNATEKRAALHVALRAERGERIFVDGTDVVPGVHSVLDRMAAFARRVRAGEWTGRTGRPVRRILNIGIGGSDLGPAMAYEALRHYSRRDLDVRFVSNVDGTDFAEAVRDLDPAETLCIVCSKTFTTLETLRNARSARAWVTGALGEEAVARHFVAVSTNAAEVKRFGIDEANMFGFWDWVGGRYSIESAVGLSTMIAIGPERFHALLGGSRAMDRHFRSAPFERNLPVLLGLLTVWYNNFFGAATHAVLPYDQYLRRFPAYLQQLAMESLGKSVTLGGERAGVDSGPVYWGEPGTNGQHSFFQLLHQGTRMVPCDFIGFCRSPNPLGDQHNLLMANLFAQTEALAFGKTLAEVRAEGVPDSLAPHKVFEGNRPSNTLLLDRLTPAALGALVALYEHGVFTQGAIWGINPFDQWGVELGKALAGRIAPELDGTAEPEHDSSTNALIRRYRERR from the coding sequence ATGAACTCCCAGCCGTCTCTGAAGAATCTCCCCGAATGGAACGCCCTCGAGGCCCATGCCGCCGAACTCGGACCGGTTCACCTGCGGGAGCTGTTCGCGCGCGACCCGCTCCGCGGCGAGCGCTTCGCGGCCGAGGCGGCGGGCGTCTACCTGGACTACTCCAAAAACCGGGTCACCGAGGGGACCCTCCGGCTGCTCGTCGCGCTCGCGGAGGCGCGCGGCCTCCGTGCCCGCATCGAGGCGATGTTCCGGGGGGAAGCGGTCAATGCCACCGAAAAGCGGGCGGCGCTGCACGTCGCGCTGCGGGCGGAGCGGGGGGAACGGATCTTCGTCGACGGCACGGACGTGGTTCCCGGGGTGCACTCGGTGCTCGACCGGATGGCCGCTTTCGCCCGCCGGGTGCGCGCCGGGGAGTGGACGGGCCGCACCGGCCGCCCGGTGCGCCGCATCCTCAACATCGGCATCGGCGGGTCCGACCTCGGCCCGGCGATGGCGTACGAGGCTCTGAGGCACTACAGCCGGCGGGACCTGGATGTCCGCTTCGTGTCCAACGTCGACGGCACCGATTTCGCCGAGGCGGTCCGGGACCTCGACCCGGCCGAGACGCTGTGCATCGTCTGCTCGAAGACCTTCACGACGCTCGAGACCCTTCGCAACGCCCGGAGCGCCCGCGCCTGGGTCACCGGGGCGCTCGGCGAAGAAGCCGTCGCCCGCCACTTCGTGGCCGTCTCGACCAACGCCGCCGAGGTGAAGAGATTCGGGATCGACGAGGCCAACATGTTCGGCTTCTGGGACTGGGTCGGCGGCCGCTACTCGATCGAATCTGCCGTCGGCCTCTCCACCATGATCGCGATCGGCCCGGAGCGCTTCCACGCGCTCCTCGGGGGCTCGCGCGCCATGGACCGGCATTTCCGCTCCGCCCCCTTCGAGCGGAACCTGCCCGTGCTGCTGGGGCTGCTGACCGTCTGGTACAACAACTTCTTCGGGGCCGCGACCCACGCCGTCCTCCCCTACGACCAGTACCTCCGGCGCTTCCCCGCCTACCTGCAGCAGCTGGCCATGGAGAGCCTGGGCAAGAGCGTGACCCTCGGCGGGGAGCGGGCGGGTGTCGACTCCGGCCCGGTCTACTGGGGAGAGCCGGGGACCAACGGGCAGCACTCCTTCTTCCAGCTGCTGCACCAGGGGACCCGGATGGTGCCGTGCGACTTCATCGGTTTCTGCCGTTCGCCCAACCCGCTCGGGGACCAGCACAACCTGCTGATGGCCAACCTGTTCGCGCAGACCGAGGCCCTGGCCTTCGGGAAAACGCTCGCAGAGGTGCGGGCCGAAGGGGTGCCCGACTCCCTGGCGCCCCACAAGGTGTTCGAGGGGAACCGCCCCAGCAACACGCTCCTGCTCGACCGGCTGACGCCGGCGGCGCTCGGGGCGCTGGTGGCGCTGTACGAGCACGGCGTCTTCACCCAGGGGGCGATCTGGGGCATCAACCCGTTCGACCAGTGGGGGGTGGAACTGGGCAAGGCCCTGGCCGGCCGGATCGCGCCGGAACTCGACGGAACAGCCGAACCGGAACACGACAGTTCCACCAACGCCCTGATCCGGCGCTACCGGGAACGGAGATGA
- a CDS encoding MFS transporter — translation MSQEPLEPYVYDRRRLVVGLVSLFLVYFTMAYFLQALNIARPKIAADLDGMGLYAWSVSLPGLVGAFVTLIFGKLSDIYGRRIMMLIAIAFALLGSVLSALSSSFVLLVAAICVGSLGTGAMMPLVFAVVGDMFPPVERSKWIGMLQLPMGVAAMFGPALGGWFADTWGWRYFFWSTVPLLALCLALVPFGIPAPSGARVKRRIDYVGSVWMVLASSALIVGISLAGERYAWGSPEIVGLLAVSLVCWVLFFRTEYRAEEPVLDPLVLRNRSFNTVAASSFLSFFGQMAMMMYFPMFLQGVQGIGAARSGWIFTPYSVLMAFIGVPVGFLLGRTKRYKWMYVLGFGIVTFDMFAVAFLGEDTPALMSLAVSALAGLGLGAIPTVNTMVVQNAVPRRLLGSSMGAIFFCLMMAVAISPAILGAVMNAGYARTLARTLPEALGRVADAETMATLTDSQVLLSREKMGELETRFRALGGEGAGLFAPTVEAIRTSMHAGLRRVFWLGAFTMLGAFLIILTIPEVPIGSEPPPG, via the coding sequence ATGTCCCAGGAACCCTTAGAGCCCTACGTCTACGACCGGAGGCGCCTGGTCGTGGGGCTCGTGTCCCTTTTCCTCGTCTACTTCACGATGGCCTATTTCCTCCAGGCCCTCAACATTGCCCGGCCCAAGATCGCGGCCGACCTCGACGGCATGGGGCTCTACGCCTGGTCGGTCTCGCTGCCGGGGCTGGTCGGCGCCTTCGTGACCCTCATTTTCGGCAAGCTCTCGGACATCTACGGCCGCCGGATCATGATGCTGATCGCGATCGCGTTCGCCCTGCTGGGGTCGGTCCTGAGCGCCCTGAGTTCCAGCTTCGTGCTCCTCGTCGCCGCCATCTGCGTCGGCTCCCTGGGCACCGGGGCGATGATGCCGCTGGTCTTCGCGGTGGTCGGGGACATGTTCCCCCCCGTCGAGCGGAGCAAGTGGATCGGGATGCTCCAGCTCCCGATGGGGGTCGCGGCGATGTTCGGCCCCGCGCTGGGGGGGTGGTTCGCCGACACCTGGGGGTGGCGCTACTTCTTCTGGTCTACCGTCCCGCTCCTGGCCCTCTGCCTCGCGCTGGTGCCTTTCGGCATCCCCGCCCCCTCCGGGGCGCGGGTGAAGCGCAGGATCGATTACGTCGGCAGCGTCTGGATGGTGCTGGCCTCCTCGGCCCTGATCGTGGGGATCTCGCTGGCGGGGGAGCGGTATGCCTGGGGCTCGCCCGAGATCGTGGGACTCCTGGCCGTTTCGCTCGTCTGCTGGGTCCTCTTTTTCCGGACCGAATACCGCGCCGAGGAACCGGTGCTCGACCCCCTCGTGCTCCGCAACCGTTCGTTCAACACCGTCGCGGCCTCCTCCTTCCTATCCTTTTTCGGGCAGATGGCCATGATGATGTACTTCCCGATGTTCCTGCAGGGGGTGCAGGGGATCGGCGCGGCCAGAAGCGGCTGGATCTTCACCCCCTACAGCGTGCTGATGGCCTTCATCGGCGTCCCGGTGGGGTTTCTGCTGGGCCGGACCAAGCGGTACAAGTGGATGTACGTCCTCGGCTTCGGCATCGTGACCTTCGACATGTTCGCCGTCGCCTTCCTGGGGGAAGACACCCCGGCGCTCATGAGCCTGGCGGTTTCCGCCCTCGCGGGCCTCGGGCTCGGGGCCATTCCGACCGTGAACACGATGGTGGTGCAGAACGCCGTTCCCCGGCGGCTGCTCGGCTCCTCCATGGGGGCCATCTTTTTCTGCCTGATGATGGCGGTGGCGATCTCGCCCGCGATCCTCGGGGCGGTCATGAACGCCGGTTACGCCCGGACGCTGGCCCGCACCCTCCCGGAGGCTCTCGGCCGGGTGGCGGACGCCGAAACCATGGCGACCCTGACCGATTCCCAGGTCCTCCTGTCGCGGGAGAAGATGGGGGAGCTGGAAACCCGTTTCCGGGCGCTCGGCGGGGAAGGGGCCGGCCTGTTCGCGCCGACGGTGGAGGCCATCCGGACCTCGATGCACGCGGGGCTCCGGCGGGTGTTCTGGCTCGGCGCCTTCACCATGCTCGGGGCTTTTTTGATCATCCTGACCATCCCCGAGGTTCCCATAGGCTCGGAGCCGCCGCCGGGCTAG
- a CDS encoding HigA family addiction module antidote protein yields the protein MGKTKKIWTVHPGEILKTEFMEPMKITAYRLAKDLDFPGIYDVVRCKRAISAETALRLGKYFGLPAQFWMNLQTEHDLRLATATAKLERVRVRTAA from the coding sequence ATGGGAAAGACAAAGAAGATCTGGACGGTCCATCCGGGCGAGATTCTAAAGACCGAATTCATGGAGCCCATGAAGATTACGGCTTACCGTTTGGCAAAGGATCTCGATTTTCCGGGCATCTACGACGTGGTTCGCTGCAAGAGGGCAATCTCCGCCGAGACCGCCCTGAGGCTGGGAAAATATTTCGGCCTTCCGGCGCAGTTTTGGATGAACCTTCAGACCGAACACGATCTCCGTTTGGCGACAGCGACGGCCAAACTGGAGAGGGTCAGGGTCAGGACGGCCGCCTGA
- a CDS encoding type II toxin-antitoxin system RelE/ParE family toxin, translating to MIESFRDADTEQLWRTGRSRRIPANLRMRALKKLFLLHAAVTLDDLRVPPGNRLEALQGQRKGCYSIRINDQCRICFAWREGRAYDAEIVDYH from the coding sequence ATGATAGAGAGCTTCCGGGATGCGGATACGGAGCAGCTTTGGCGAACGGGGCGAAGTCGAAGGATTCCCGCCAATCTGAGAATGAGGGCACTTAAGAAGCTCTTCTTGTTGCATGCCGCCGTGACGCTGGATGATTTGAGGGTGCCTCCCGGAAACCGGCTGGAGGCGTTGCAGGGGCAACGCAAGGGTTGTTACAGCATCCGGATCAACGATCAATGCCGCATCTGCTTCGCGTGGCGGGAGGGCAGGGCTTACGATGCGGAAATCGTCGACTATCATTAG
- a CDS encoding TolC family protein translates to MKQSVSMMVIGFTILTAVPLRSRDAPIASEYSAGDPRLAIYLEQALSRNPGILQSFARYQAARARLPQVSSLPDPLLNVTHYLRSPETRVGAQTTTLSLSQKLPWFGKLSDRKKIAAKEAAVYRYIHEAGTKDVVREVKLAYHGLGYIDRALDITREEISVLERHEALARARYEQGVGLQQGVVKLQAEITRERNRLEELGRQRVDLEAVLNSLRDLPADSPVEKIPPRRRADLRIDREELYRIGRDNSPEIQAALLRIERDEKRIHLARKDYWPDFTIGAGFTNVTGRSDPAGILNPPGQDGKNIYGLSVGINIPVRRRKYDAAVAEATEDTLASREGYRDAVNVMEASIRAIAFRMETLDRQISLVGNTLMPQAEHSLRSTEAAYGTGEVGVLELLDGERMLLDVRLGLERYTSDYAKSIADLERAIGAPIEGRNP, encoded by the coding sequence ATGAAACAATCGGTATCGATGATGGTGATCGGCTTCACGATCCTGACGGCGGTTCCGCTCAGGTCCCGGGATGCGCCGATCGCATCGGAGTACTCGGCCGGCGATCCCCGGCTCGCAATCTACCTGGAGCAGGCCCTTTCCCGCAATCCGGGGATCCTGCAATCCTTCGCCCGCTACCAGGCGGCCAGGGCCCGCCTGCCGCAGGTGAGTTCCCTGCCGGACCCGCTCCTGAATGTCACCCACTACCTCCGCAGCCCCGAGACGAGAGTCGGGGCGCAGACCACCACGTTGTCCCTTTCACAGAAACTGCCATGGTTCGGCAAGCTGTCGGACCGGAAAAAGATCGCGGCGAAGGAGGCGGCCGTCTACCGGTACATCCACGAAGCGGGGACAAAGGACGTCGTCCGGGAGGTGAAGCTCGCGTATCACGGCCTGGGCTATATCGATCGGGCCCTCGATATAACCAGGGAGGAGATATCGGTGCTGGAACGCCATGAGGCCCTGGCCCGCGCCCGGTACGAGCAGGGGGTCGGCCTGCAGCAGGGGGTCGTGAAACTGCAGGCCGAAATCACGCGGGAGCGGAACCGCCTGGAGGAACTCGGGCGACAGCGGGTGGATCTCGAGGCCGTCCTGAACTCCCTGAGGGATCTCCCCGCGGATTCCCCGGTCGAGAAGATACCTCCGCGAAGGAGGGCCGACTTGCGGATCGACCGCGAGGAGCTCTACCGGATCGGTCGGGACAACAGCCCGGAGATTCAGGCCGCCCTCCTCCGGATCGAAAGGGACGAAAAACGGATCCATCTGGCCAGGAAGGATTACTGGCCCGATTTCACGATCGGCGCCGGGTTCACCAATGTCACCGGCCGTTCCGATCCGGCCGGGATCCTGAACCCTCCCGGGCAGGACGGGAAAAACATCTACGGCCTCTCCGTGGGGATCAACATCCCGGTCCGGCGCAGGAAATACGACGCGGCCGTGGCCGAGGCGACCGAGGACACCCTGGCTTCCCGCGAAGGCTACCGCGATGCCGTGAATGTGATGGAGGCCTCCATCAGGGCGATCGCGTTCCGGATGGAGACGCTGGACCGGCAGATCTCCCTGGTCGGAAACACCCTGATGCCGCAGGCGGAACACTCCCTGCGTTCGACCGAGGCCGCCTACGGCACGGGGGAGGTCGGCGTCCTGGAGCTCCTCGACGGCGAGCGGATGCTGCTGGATGTGCGGCTCGGCCTGGAGAGATACACCAGCGACTACGCCAAATCGATCGCGGACCTGGAGCGGGCGATCGGGGCCCCCATCGAAGGGAGGAACCCATGA
- a CDS encoding efflux RND transporter periplasmic adaptor subunit, whose amino-acid sequence MKSKTSTWLASLLAFLLGAGLPALLLWNPGHWEWAERIVSGRHGPPALGAESQGTRLWTCGMHPQVIQDEPGTCPICGMDLVPVHEEGAKETTGIHVDPGFLQNFAVRTAPVRKGSIPVVIRTIGTLDYNQKNIVSVSTKTEGWIEKAYVNYIGQPVKRGDVLFDIYSPRLVTTQQEYLAALAYVEELSRGGDENAVARAQSLLEATSGRLRFWDITGEQVEELRIRKKPARTLKIFSPVSGVVIEKMGDSLEGMKLSPGMNVFKIARLSDLWARIEVYEHQIRYLRLGRTVSLTLDAFPGRRYTGKIIQLDPTLDQKTRTLAAYVEIPNPDRELRPAMYADVEIRVPAVPGALKVPSEAIVRTGERNVVIVEKEKGFFEPREVELGAEGEGFSQVTAGLHEGETVVVSSQFLIDSESNLKEAIGKMLAGRDREPGDPAAAPRPR is encoded by the coding sequence ATGAAGTCCAAAACGAGCACCTGGCTTGCGTCCCTCCTGGCGTTCCTTTTGGGCGCAGGCTTGCCCGCCCTCCTGCTCTGGAACCCGGGCCATTGGGAATGGGCCGAACGCATCGTGTCCGGCCGGCACGGCCCCCCGGCTCTGGGAGCCGAATCGCAAGGGACGCGGCTCTGGACCTGCGGCATGCATCCCCAGGTGATCCAGGACGAACCCGGGACCTGTCCCATATGCGGCATGGACCTGGTCCCGGTGCACGAGGAGGGGGCAAAGGAAACCACGGGAATCCACGTGGATCCGGGCTTCCTCCAGAACTTCGCCGTCCGGACGGCCCCGGTCCGGAAAGGATCGATCCCGGTCGTGATCCGCACCATCGGGACCCTCGACTACAACCAGAAAAACATCGTATCCGTGAGCACGAAGACCGAGGGGTGGATCGAAAAGGCCTACGTCAACTACATCGGCCAGCCGGTGAAACGGGGCGATGTCCTCTTTGATATCTACAGTCCCCGGCTGGTGACGACCCAGCAGGAATACCTGGCGGCCCTCGCGTACGTCGAAGAGCTCAGCCGGGGGGGGGATGAAAATGCGGTCGCGCGCGCGCAATCGCTTCTGGAGGCCACCTCCGGGCGTCTCCGCTTCTGGGACATCACGGGGGAACAGGTCGAAGAGCTGCGGATCCGCAAAAAGCCCGCACGCACCCTGAAGATCTTCTCTCCCGTTTCCGGGGTCGTCATCGAGAAGATGGGGGATTCGCTCGAAGGGATGAAGCTGTCGCCGGGGATGAACGTTTTCAAGATCGCCCGGCTTTCGGACCTCTGGGCCCGAATCGAGGTCTACGAGCATCAGATCCGGTACCTCCGGCTCGGGCGGACCGTGAGCCTCACGCTGGACGCGTTCCCCGGCAGGCGCTACACGGGGAAGATCATCCAACTCGACCCGACCCTCGATCAGAAGACGCGCACCCTGGCCGCCTACGTGGAGATACCGAACCCCGACCGGGAATTGCGCCCCGCCATGTACGCGGATGTGGAAATCCGCGTCCCGGCCGTTCCGGGCGCGCTGAAGGTGCCGAGCGAGGCGATCGTGCGCACGGGAGAGAGAAACGTGGTGATCGTGGAAAAGGAGAAGGGCTTCTTCGAACCGCGGGAAGTGGAGCTCGGCGCCGAAGGGGAGGGATTCTCCCAGGTGACCGCAGGCCTTCATGAGGGAGAGACCGTGGTCGTTTCATCGCAATTCCTGATCGATTCGGAAAGCAACCTGAAGGAAGCGATCGGCAAGATGCTGGCAGGCCGCGACCGGGAACCAGGGGATCCGGCCGCCGCGCCCCGCCCCCGGTGA